One window of the Papaver somniferum cultivar HN1 unplaced genomic scaffold, ASM357369v1 unplaced-scaffold_115, whole genome shotgun sequence genome contains the following:
- the LOC113329046 gene encoding dehydration-responsive element-binding protein 2C-like, whose translation MSSEKKRSRSRRSSVAETLAKWKEINSQLVSSSGSGGLKINGGGNTTTTRGVVRRVPAKGSKKGCMRGKGGPENSLSNYRGVRQRTWGKWVAEIREPNRGNRLWLGTFATSKEAAIAYDDAAKAMYGENARLNFAGSGDEDEEEEGELYKDSSYTTTTTGTGTSAATATSEESTTTTSNQQPEDGAEECKVKVEGLTIDHNESGIKQRKDGIGDANVYDEASPSTTVVRVKEEVVDFDYEDGDREEKKLKEMKVEPNFELKHENSNPLVYLHDFPMEEMFDVDEFLRSIDADYEDLNGEDNNKKPLGGGTESSNGGARHSVQLLGCGGSSTADFSYQMQNPDAKLLGSLHHMEQTPTCVDYSFDFLKQTPIKQEDINFGYLLNDEEQGMLETGFPDLGGF comes from the coding sequence ATGTCTTCGGAGAAGAAGAGATCGCGGAGTAGACGCAGTTCAGTAGCGGAAACTCTAGCAAAGTGGAAAGAAATCAACAGTCAATTAGTATCATCTTCTGGTTCAGGAGGATTGAAGATTAATGGCGGAGGAAATACAACGACGACGAGAGGTGTTGTACGGAGAGTACCAGCAAAAGGATCAAAGAAAGGATGTATGAGAGGAAAAGGAGGACCGGAGAATTCACTGAGCAATTACAGAGGTGTACGGCAGCGGACATGGGGGAAATGGGTGGCGGAAATCAGAGAACCTAATCGTGGGAATCGGCTGTGGCTAGGTACATTTGCTACTTCAAAAGAAGCTGCAATTGCGTACGATGATGCTGCTAAAGCTATGTATGGGGAAAATGCGAGGTTGAATTTTGCAGGATCTGGTGAtgaggatgaggaggaggagggagAGTTGTATAAGGATTCTTCGTATACGACTACGACGACGGGGACTGGGACGAGTGCGGCGACGGCGACGTCGGAGGAGTCGACTACTACGACGTCGAATCAGCAACCGGAGGATGGTGCTGAGGAATGTAAAGTCAAGGTTGAGGGTTTGACGATTGATCACAATGAAAGTGGAATTAAACAGAGGAAAGATGGAATTGGGGATGCAAATGTGTATGATGAGGCGTCGCCGTCGACGACGGTTGTTAGAGTGAAGGAGGAGGTGGTGGATTTTGATTATGAAGATGGAGATAGAGAGGAGAAGAAGCTTAAAGAAATGAAAGTGGAGCCGAATTTTGAATTGAAGCATGAGAACAGTAATCCGTTGGTCTACCTCCATGATTTTCCAATGGAGGAAATGTTTGATGTGGATGAGTTTCTCAGGTCGATTGATGCCGATTACGAAGACTTGAACGGTGAAGACAACAACAAGAAGCCCCTTGGTGGTGGAACTGAGTCTAGCAATGGTGGTGCAAGACATAGTGTGCAGCTATTGGGATGTGGTGGAAGTAGTACAGCTGATTTCAGCTATCAGATGCAAAATCCGGATGCGAAGCTGCTTGGGAGCTTGCACCATATGGAGCAAACGCCTACTTGTGTTGATTATAGTTTTGATTTCTTGAAGCAGACGCCGATTAAGCAAGAGGACATCAACTTTGGCTACTTGTTGAATGATGAGGAACAAGGAATGCTCGAGACAGGGTTCCCTGACTTGGGAGGCTTCTAA